One segment of Thermococcus sp. DNA contains the following:
- the hydD gene encoding NADPH-dependent hydrogenase/sulfhydrogenase 1 subunit delta, producing the protein MEGNGKVRIGFYALTSCYGCQLQMAMMDELLQLLPHAEIVCWFMVERDSYEDEPVDIAFIEGSVSTEEEVELVRKIRENAKIVVAVGSCAVHGGVQSWEKDKSLEELWKTVYGDAKVKFQPKPAKPVEEYIKVDYRIYGCPPEKKDFLYALGTFLVGSWPEDIDYPVCVECRLNGHPCILIEKGEPCLGPITRAGCDARCPGFGVACIGCRGAIGYDVAWFDSLAKTFREKGLTKEEILQRMKIFNAHNPKLEEMVEKIFQEVEE; encoded by the coding sequence ATGGAAGGAAACGGAAAGGTTCGCATCGGGTTTTACGCTCTCACCTCATGCTACGGCTGCCAGCTCCAGATGGCGATGATGGACGAGCTCCTTCAGCTGCTTCCGCACGCTGAAATCGTCTGCTGGTTCATGGTCGAGAGGGACAGCTACGAGGACGAGCCGGTGGATATAGCCTTCATCGAGGGAAGCGTCTCCACTGAGGAGGAAGTTGAGCTCGTCAGGAAGATACGCGAGAACGCAAAAATCGTTGTGGCCGTTGGCTCCTGTGCGGTCCATGGCGGTGTGCAGAGCTGGGAGAAGGACAAGAGCCTGGAAGAGCTGTGGAAGACTGTATACGGCGATGCAAAGGTTAAGTTCCAGCCGAAACCTGCGAAGCCAGTCGAGGAGTACATCAAGGTAGACTACCGCATCTACGGCTGCCCGCCGGAGAAGAAGGACTTCCTCTACGCCCTCGGCACCTTCCTCGTAGGCTCATGGCCGGAGGACATAGACTACCCGGTCTGTGTTGAGTGCAGGCTGAACGGACACCCGTGCATACTCATAGAGAAAGGTGAACCGTGCCTCGGTCCCATAACGAGAGCCGGCTGTGACGCCCGCTGTCCGGGCTTTGGGGTGGCATGCATTGGCTGCAGGGGAGCGATAGGCTACGACGTCGCCTGGTTCGACTCCCTGGCCAAGACGTTCAGGGAGAAGGGACTCACAAAGGAAGAAATACTCCAGCGCATGAAGATATTCAACGCCCACAACCCGAAGCTCGAAGAGATGGTTGAGAAGATATTCCAGGAGGTGGAAGAATGA
- a CDS encoding DMT family transporter has protein sequence MDGVVLGVLAALTSAVSWATSTILIKAGMKNKSPVTANIFRLYAVSVMFVVVFLIDGTFSKIAELSPTLLAVAFISGLFGFVIGDYFYLNALKIMGVSRTVPITSTYPLWTILWAFLFLGRRISPQVVIGAILVVTAIIVVRRAEEEERVDPKGFIFALLAPLSWSFAILTMDWLTGYVDVLSLAGIRMMFAAIGVSVFLPKYRRELREITLREALLLTGAAFTGLMLGQYLFVYSINQVGSQISAPVSAVNPIIASALAIVLLKEPPNKKILEGLVLAVLGVVLISTA, from the coding sequence ATGGACGGCGTAGTACTCGGAGTTCTTGCGGCACTGACATCGGCGGTCTCATGGGCCACATCAACGATACTGATAAAAGCAGGGATGAAAAACAAGAGCCCCGTTACCGCCAATATATTCCGTCTCTACGCCGTCTCGGTGATGTTCGTTGTTGTCTTCCTGATAGACGGCACGTTCTCCAAAATAGCCGAACTCTCACCGACCCTCCTTGCCGTGGCCTTCATTTCGGGACTCTTCGGCTTCGTCATAGGCGACTATTTCTACCTAAACGCCCTGAAGATTATGGGGGTCTCCAGAACGGTCCCCATAACATCGACGTATCCCCTGTGGACAATACTGTGGGCATTTCTTTTCCTCGGGCGGAGGATAAGCCCCCAGGTGGTGATAGGGGCAATCCTGGTCGTTACCGCCATAATCGTGGTTCGCAGGGCTGAGGAGGAAGAACGGGTCGACCCTAAAGGCTTTATCTTCGCCCTCCTCGCTCCCCTCTCATGGAGCTTTGCAATACTCACTATGGACTGGCTGACCGGATACGTGGACGTTCTGTCCCTCGCGGGAATTAGAATGATGTTTGCGGCGATCGGGGTTTCGGTGTTCCTCCCCAAGTACCGGAGGGAGTTGAGAGAAATAACCCTAAGAGAGGCCCTGCTCCTGACAGGGGCGGCCTTTACAGGGCTCATGCTGGGGCAGTACCTCTTCGTGTATTCAATAAACCAGGTAGGCTCCCAGATATCGGCTCCAGTTTCCGCGGTAAATCCCATAATAGCCTCGGCTCTCGCGATAGTCCTGCTGAAAGAACCTCCGAACAAGAAGATACTGGAGGGCCTCGTTCTGGCCGTGCTTGGAGTCGTGCTTATCTCGACCGCTTAA
- the hydA gene encoding NADPH-dependent hydrogenase/sulfhydrogenase 1 subunit alpha — protein sequence MKNLYLPITVDHIARVEGKGGVEIVVGDGGVKEVRINIIEGPRFFEAITIGKKLDEALAVYPRICSFCSAAHKLTAVEAAEKAIGFEPREEIQALREVLYIGDMIESHALHLYLLVLPDYLGYSNPLKMVDEYKKEIGIALDLKNLGGWIMDELGSRAIHQENAILGGFGKLPGKTTLELMKKRLNEALPKAEYTFELFAKLEQYEEVEGPIIHMAVKPRGDVYGIYGDAISVSDGFEFPSEDYKKHMVERVVEHSFAKHSFYNGEKPFMTGAISRVVNHADRLYGRAKELYESHRDLLRPTNPFANNLAQALELVYFTEKAIDLIDEALARWPVRPRDEVEIRDGFGVSTTEAPRGILVYALEVRDGRVAYADIITPTAFNLAQMEEHVRMMAEKHYNDDPERLKLLAEMVVRAYDPCISCSVHVARL from the coding sequence ATGAAGAACCTCTACCTTCCTATCACCGTTGACCACATAGCGCGCGTTGAGGGCAAGGGCGGCGTTGAGATAGTCGTCGGGGACGGGGGCGTCAAAGAGGTCAGGATCAACATCATAGAAGGCCCGAGGTTCTTCGAGGCCATAACCATAGGCAAGAAGCTCGACGAGGCCCTGGCGGTTTACCCCAGGATATGCTCCTTCTGTTCGGCCGCTCACAAGCTCACCGCGGTTGAAGCCGCCGAAAAGGCGATTGGCTTTGAACCCCGCGAGGAGATCCAGGCCCTCAGGGAGGTCCTCTACATCGGCGACATGATAGAGAGCCACGCTCTCCACCTATACCTCCTCGTCCTCCCGGACTACCTCGGCTACTCCAACCCGCTCAAGATGGTCGATGAGTACAAGAAGGAGATAGGCATTGCCCTCGACCTCAAGAACCTCGGAGGCTGGATAATGGACGAGCTTGGAAGCAGGGCGATACACCAGGAGAACGCGATCCTCGGAGGCTTTGGCAAACTGCCCGGCAAGACCACCCTTGAGCTTATGAAGAAGCGTCTCAACGAAGCGCTCCCGAAGGCCGAGTACACCTTCGAGCTCTTCGCCAAGCTGGAGCAGTATGAGGAAGTCGAGGGGCCGATAATCCACATGGCCGTGAAGCCGAGGGGGGACGTCTACGGCATATACGGCGACGCCATAAGCGTCAGCGACGGCTTCGAGTTCCCGAGCGAGGACTACAAGAAGCACATGGTCGAGCGCGTTGTGGAGCACAGCTTCGCCAAGCACAGCTTCTACAACGGGGAGAAGCCCTTCATGACCGGCGCCATCTCCCGCGTTGTCAACCATGCAGACAGGCTCTACGGAAGGGCAAAGGAGCTCTACGAGAGCCACAGAGACCTGCTCAGGCCGACCAACCCCTTCGCCAACAACCTGGCCCAGGCGCTTGAGCTGGTCTACTTCACAGAGAAGGCCATCGACCTAATCGACGAGGCGCTCGCGAGGTGGCCGGTAAGACCGAGGGACGAGGTCGAGATAAGGGACGGCTTCGGCGTCAGCACGACCGAGGCACCGCGCGGAATCCTCGTCTACGCCCTCGAAGTCAGGGACGGAAGGGTGGCCTATGCTGACATCATAACCCCAACGGCGTTCAACCTCGCCCAGATGGAGGAGCACGTCAGGATGATGGCGGAGAAGCACTACAACGACGACCCGGAGAGGCTCAAGCTCCTCGCGGAGATGGTTGTAAGGGCCTACGACCCGTGCATCTCCTGTTCAGTGCACGTGGCGAGACTCTGA
- a CDS encoding CBS domain-containing protein, which yields MVTIPRPIDPREIKRIRKELDITQEELAQKAGVTQAYIAKLEAGKVDPRLSTFNRILQALLECKRAQLKAKDVMSSPVISVKPYELVENVIRIMNEHNISQIPVIAGNKVVGSVTERTLVRQSLEYEDIYDRKVMEVMEEPFPIVNEDEDLEVVKYLLEEHPAVLVQDREGKVAGIITRVDIFRIGKTKE from the coding sequence ATGGTGACAATCCCCCGCCCCATTGACCCCAGGGAGATAAAGCGAATTAGGAAGGAGCTCGACATAACCCAGGAAGAGCTCGCCCAGAAGGCGGGTGTGACTCAGGCGTATATAGCCAAGTTAGAGGCGGGGAAAGTTGACCCGCGATTATCGACCTTCAACCGTATTCTGCAGGCCTTACTCGAATGCAAGAGGGCACAGCTCAAAGCAAAGGACGTCATGTCCTCCCCCGTTATCTCAGTTAAGCCCTACGAACTCGTCGAAAACGTCATCAGGATAATGAACGAGCACAACATCTCGCAGATTCCGGTTATCGCGGGCAATAAGGTTGTCGGTTCCGTGACGGAGCGGACTCTGGTCAGGCAGAGCCTTGAGTACGAGGATATCTACGACAGGAAAGTCATGGAGGTCATGGAAGAGCCGTTCCCGATAGTCAACGAGGACGAAGACCTTGAGGTCGTTAAATATCTCCTTGAGGAGCATCCAGCGGTTCTGGTTCAGGACAGGGAGGGAAAGGTGGCCGGGATCATAACCCGTGTGGATATATTCAGAATCGGAAAAACGAAGGAGTAA
- a CDS encoding ABC transporter substrate-binding protein — protein sequence MKRSALLLMLLLLGAVIAAGCIGGENTASSTSKPSSVTETPTTTSQTTPQTSSPIHTSTESEKPSYPVTVTDFANRTVTIDSEPQRVVTLAPSITEDLYYLGLFDRVVGVTDYDDFPPEVANVTRIGGYGKYANLEVIASLNPDLILVDSYSMPILSDLEKIAPVVVVDPHSLDDIPKALELLGQIFNAPESAQKAVIEFQTKIKTISSAVTDKPKLKVFYVVWNNPLMTAGGGTFISDVIGLAGGENIFADASGWPAVSMEQVLERNPEVIILTPHCGMTVQDVYNGPLANTKAAREGKVYVIENENDLIHPSPRVVRGLEAIAKLLHPEAFKVSYPLTVTDFAGRQVTIEKEPERIVSLAPSITESLFYIGAGDKLVGVTKWADFPPAVENITRVGGYGQYANLEIIASLNPDLILADGFSMSILNDLEKIAPVVIVDPKNISDIYTAIEMLGKITNREEGARAVVADMEAKVSYVTSMVSGQERPKVLFITWWNPLYVPGSGTFQDDLIRLAGGENIFSDMSGWAQVSMEQVLERNPDVIIVSAHAGITAEDLCSTELVNTNAFKNGMVFTISDDNLVSRPGPRIVYGLEEIAEYLHPDVFNYQFQPLVCNATASSGG from the coding sequence ATGAAGAGGAGTGCCCTCCTGCTCATGCTCCTGCTGTTGGGCGCCGTCATAGCGGCGGGCTGCATAGGCGGTGAAAATACTGCGTCAAGCACCTCCAAGCCGTCAAGTGTCACGGAGACACCCACCACGACCTCCCAGACAACCCCGCAGACATCCTCCCCCATCCATACGTCCACGGAATCCGAGAAGCCATCTTATCCGGTAACCGTTACGGACTTCGCGAACAGGACGGTCACTATAGACTCCGAACCGCAGCGCGTTGTAACTCTGGCCCCAAGCATCACGGAGGACCTCTACTACCTCGGCCTCTTCGACAGGGTCGTCGGGGTTACGGATTACGATGATTTCCCCCCGGAGGTTGCCAACGTCACCAGGATAGGCGGCTACGGAAAGTATGCAAACCTTGAGGTAATCGCTTCCCTCAACCCGGACCTCATACTCGTTGACAGCTATTCAATGCCCATTCTCAGCGACCTCGAAAAGATAGCCCCCGTGGTTGTCGTTGACCCCCACAGCCTCGACGATATACCCAAGGCCCTCGAACTCCTGGGCCAGATTTTCAACGCCCCGGAGAGTGCCCAGAAAGCCGTCATCGAGTTCCAGACGAAGATCAAGACTATAAGCTCCGCCGTTACGGACAAACCAAAGCTCAAAGTCTTCTACGTCGTCTGGAACAACCCGCTCATGACGGCCGGAGGCGGCACGTTCATCAGCGACGTCATTGGGCTCGCGGGAGGGGAGAACATATTCGCCGACGCAAGCGGCTGGCCAGCCGTCAGCATGGAGCAGGTTCTTGAGAGGAACCCTGAGGTCATAATCCTCACGCCCCACTGCGGCATGACGGTTCAGGATGTCTACAACGGCCCCCTCGCAAACACGAAGGCCGCCAGGGAGGGGAAGGTGTATGTTATTGAGAACGAAAACGACCTCATACACCCAAGTCCGCGCGTTGTTAGAGGACTCGAAGCCATAGCAAAGCTCCTCCACCCTGAGGCCTTCAAAGTCAGCTACCCACTCACGGTCACGGACTTCGCGGGGCGGCAGGTCACCATCGAGAAGGAACCCGAGAGGATAGTTTCCCTCGCACCCAGCATTACCGAGAGCCTCTTCTACATAGGTGCCGGGGACAAGCTCGTTGGTGTCACAAAGTGGGCAGACTTCCCGCCGGCAGTGGAGAACATCACACGGGTCGGTGGCTACGGCCAGTACGCGAACCTTGAGATAATTGCGTCCCTGAACCCTGACCTGATCCTTGCGGACGGCTTCTCAATGTCCATACTGAACGACCTTGAGAAGATAGCCCCGGTGGTCATAGTGGACCCGAAGAATATCAGCGATATTTACACGGCCATAGAGATGCTCGGAAAGATAACCAACCGCGAGGAGGGAGCCAGGGCAGTGGTCGCAGACATGGAGGCAAAGGTGAGCTACGTCACCTCAATGGTCAGCGGCCAGGAGAGGCCAAAGGTGCTCTTCATAACCTGGTGGAATCCGCTTTACGTTCCCGGCAGCGGCACCTTCCAGGACGACCTGATCAGGCTCGCGGGCGGTGAAAACATATTCTCCGACATGAGCGGCTGGGCCCAGGTAAGTATGGAGCAGGTCCTTGAGAGAAACCCCGATGTGATAATAGTGTCCGCCCATGCCGGCATCACCGCGGAAGACCTCTGCAGCACGGAGCTCGTGAATACGAACGCCTTTAAGAACGGCATGGTATTCACCATCAGCGACGACAACCTCGTCTCCAGGCCGGGGCCAAGAATAGTGTATGGATTGGAAGAGATCGCCGAGTACCTGCACCCGGACGTCTTCAACTACCAGTTCCAGCCGCTCGTATGCAATGCAACGGCCTCCAGCGGGGGCTGA
- the hydG gene encoding NADPH-dependent hydrogenase/sulfhydrogenase 1 subunit gamma, whose product MSEVVPREIMMPDENPYALHRAKVLKVYPLTEKEKLFLFRFEDPELAEKWTFRPGQFVQLTIPGVGEVPISICSSAMRKGFFELCIRKAGRVTTVIHRLQPGDTVLVRGPYGNGFPVDEWEGMDLLLIAAGLGTAPLRSVFLYAMDNRWKYGNITFINTARYGKDLLFYKELEAMKDLAEAENVKIIQSVTRDPEWPGLHGRPQNFIVEANTNPKNTAVAICGPPRMYKAVFESLINYGYRPENIFVTLERKMKCGIGKCGHCNVGTSTSWKYICKDGPVFTYFDIVSTPGLLD is encoded by the coding sequence ATGAGCGAGGTAGTTCCCAGGGAGATTATGATGCCGGACGAGAACCCCTACGCACTCCACAGGGCAAAGGTTCTCAAGGTTTATCCGCTCACGGAGAAGGAAAAGCTGTTCCTCTTCAGGTTTGAGGATCCAGAGCTGGCCGAGAAGTGGACTTTCCGCCCGGGACAGTTCGTCCAGCTCACTATCCCTGGCGTCGGAGAGGTTCCGATAAGCATATGCTCCTCAGCGATGAGGAAGGGGTTCTTCGAGCTGTGCATCAGGAAGGCCGGAAGGGTCACCACCGTCATCCACAGACTCCAGCCCGGAGACACCGTCCTCGTTCGCGGCCCCTACGGAAACGGATTCCCGGTTGACGAGTGGGAGGGCATGGACCTGCTCCTTATCGCCGCAGGCCTTGGAACCGCCCCACTCAGGAGCGTTTTCCTCTACGCGATGGACAACCGCTGGAAGTACGGCAACATCACCTTCATCAACACCGCCCGCTACGGAAAGGACCTCCTGTTCTACAAGGAGCTGGAGGCCATGAAGGACCTGGCCGAGGCCGAGAACGTCAAGATAATCCAGAGCGTTACCCGCGACCCCGAGTGGCCTGGACTCCACGGAAGACCGCAGAACTTCATAGTCGAGGCCAACACCAACCCGAAGAACACCGCCGTGGCAATATGTGGTCCGCCGAGGATGTACAAGGCGGTCTTTGAGTCCCTCATCAACTACGGTTACAGGCCTGAGAACATATTCGTGACGCTGGAGAGGAAGATGAAGTGCGGAATAGGGAAGTGCGGTCACTGCAACGTCGGAACGAGCACGAGCTGGAAGTACATCTGCAAGGACGGCCCGGTCTTCACGTACTTCGACATAGTATCAACGCCCGGCTTACTGGACTGA
- a CDS encoding UbiA family prenyltransferase, with the protein MKNMRLSSDYAKYSKQDGIGSVFGLGTWLAGRVFTFLVSTSLFLAASGVFKVYFSFLLYGIAPRWNLLVATFLLVFSVYGINKLTDIGEDEINNPERVRYVKKIAKLLKYSVIISLVVAVILSALTSPWAVLVVLFPIIAGVLYSVRLHPEYPRLKDITGVKNVIIAVTWANGTAFLPYLVAGNVGLQKVFMIYYFFFMKSMINTMLFDVRDIEGDRMNGIQTIPVKLGLEKSRRLLLLMNSTFLPWLVAAYVLGCFGHYLPVLVFAVLNGYGYILYFAREGYKPGKALDLWVDGEWFYTLPIAMLI; encoded by the coding sequence ATGAAGAACATGAGGTTGTCCTCTGACTATGCCAAATATTCGAAACAGGACGGAATTGGGAGCGTCTTTGGTCTGGGTACCTGGTTAGCTGGCCGTGTATTCACTTTTTTGGTTTCCACCTCCCTGTTTCTAGCGGCTAGTGGTGTGTTCAAGGTTTACTTCTCCTTTCTGCTCTACGGCATAGCCCCGCGATGGAACCTGCTCGTGGCCACGTTCCTTCTGGTGTTCAGCGTTTACGGAATCAATAAGCTGACCGACATCGGGGAGGACGAGATTAACAACCCCGAAAGGGTTAGATACGTGAAGAAAATAGCCAAACTGCTCAAATATTCCGTGATCATCTCCCTGGTCGTGGCGGTAATCCTCAGCGCCCTCACAAGTCCGTGGGCGGTTCTGGTCGTCCTATTCCCGATAATCGCCGGCGTGCTCTACAGCGTTCGACTGCATCCCGAGTACCCAAGGCTCAAGGACATTACAGGGGTCAAAAACGTGATAATAGCAGTAACCTGGGCGAACGGAACCGCGTTTCTCCCCTATCTCGTTGCAGGAAATGTGGGTCTCCAGAAAGTCTTTATGATATACTACTTCTTTTTTATGAAGAGCATGATAAACACTATGCTCTTTGACGTCAGGGACATAGAGGGTGACAGAATGAACGGAATACAGACAATACCAGTGAAGCTGGGGCTGGAAAAAAGCAGACGGCTTCTGCTTCTTATGAACTCAACATTTCTGCCGTGGCTTGTAGCAGCATACGTCCTTGGATGCTTCGGCCACTATCTCCCCGTTCTGGTGTTCGCTGTCCTGAACGGTTATGGGTACATCCTGTATTTTGCCCGGGAAGGGTACAAACCGGGAAAAGCCCTTGATTTATGGGTGGACGGGGAATGGTTTTACACACTGCCCATAGCAATGTTAATATGA
- the hydB gene encoding NADPH-dependent hydrogenase/sulfhydrogenase 1 subunit beta, giving the protein MRYVKLPKENTYAFLERLKEWGKLYAPVKISEKFYDFREIDDVKKVEFHYNRTIMPPKKFFFLPREKLFEFNLSKAEYKEVIEDVEPFVLFGLHACDIFGLKILDTIYLDELPDKYYKVRREKGIIVGISCIPDEYCFCNLRETDFADDGFDLFLHELPDGWLVRVGTPTGHRIVDKNIKLFEEVTNEDICNFREFENKRSKAFKYHEDWSNLRYLLELEMEHPMWEEQADICLACGNCNTTCPTCRCYEVQDIVNLDGNTGYRERRWDSCQLRSHGLVAGNHNFRPTKKDRFRNRYLCKNAYNEKLGISYCVGCGRCTYFCPAGISFVKNLRTILGLEEKACPSEISEEIPKRGFAYASEIRGEDI; this is encoded by the coding sequence TTGAGATACGTTAAGCTCCCGAAGGAAAATACCTATGCGTTCCTTGAAAGGCTGAAGGAGTGGGGCAAGCTCTACGCCCCCGTGAAAATTTCCGAGAAGTTCTACGACTTCAGGGAAATAGACGACGTCAAAAAGGTCGAGTTCCACTACAACAGAACGATAATGCCGCCGAAGAAGTTCTTTTTCCTGCCGAGGGAGAAGCTCTTCGAGTTCAACCTCTCCAAGGCCGAGTACAAGGAGGTCATAGAGGACGTTGAGCCCTTCGTTCTCTTCGGTCTCCACGCCTGCGATATCTTCGGCCTCAAGATCCTCGACACCATATACCTCGACGAGCTTCCGGACAAGTACTACAAGGTCCGCAGGGAGAAGGGCATCATCGTAGGCATCAGCTGTATACCGGATGAGTACTGCTTCTGCAACCTCCGCGAGACGGATTTTGCCGACGATGGCTTCGATCTGTTCCTCCACGAGCTCCCGGACGGCTGGCTCGTTCGCGTTGGAACACCGACCGGCCACAGGATAGTTGACAAGAACATCAAGCTCTTTGAGGAGGTCACCAACGAAGACATCTGCAACTTCCGTGAGTTTGAGAACAAGCGCTCGAAGGCCTTCAAGTACCACGAGGACTGGAGCAACCTGCGCTATCTCCTTGAACTTGAGATGGAACACCCGATGTGGGAAGAGCAGGCGGACATATGCCTCGCCTGCGGCAACTGCAACACCACCTGTCCGACGTGCCGCTGTTACGAGGTGCAGGATATCGTAAACCTCGACGGGAACACAGGCTACCGCGAGAGGCGCTGGGACTCCTGCCAGCTCAGGAGCCACGGCCTCGTTGCAGGAAACCACAACTTCAGGCCGACCAAGAAGGACCGCTTCCGCAACAGGTACCTCTGTAAGAACGCCTACAACGAGAAGCTCGGCATAAGCTACTGCGTCGGCTGCGGCAGGTGCACCTACTTCTGCCCGGCGGGCATAAGCTTCGTGAAGAACCTGCGCACAATCCTTGGACTTGAGGAGAAGGCCTGTCCCTCTGAGATAAGCGAGGAGATTCCAAAGAGGGGATTCGCCTACGCCTCGGAGATAAGGGGTGAGGACATATGA
- a CDS encoding hydrogenase maturation protease, whose translation MRTLVLALGNELMKDDGVGLKVGRILIERGCNVLEVGTDIFRLSNHYRGEERLIIIDAILSAEFPPGKIVHLKGEEVFEKLRAEIRSAHFMGAIDGLKLLMSLDKRLANAEIHFIGVVAKEIDLGMELSDEVEKALPEVVKLVEELCKN comes from the coding sequence ATGAGAACCTTAGTCCTTGCACTCGGCAACGAGCTGATGAAAGACGACGGGGTGGGCCTTAAGGTTGGGAGGATACTCATTGAGAGGGGTTGCAACGTCCTTGAGGTCGGCACCGACATCTTCAGGCTTTCGAACCACTACCGCGGGGAGGAGAGACTTATAATCATCGACGCCATCCTGAGCGCGGAGTTTCCACCGGGAAAGATAGTGCATCTGAAGGGGGAGGAGGTATTCGAGAAGCTCAGGGCCGAGATAAGGAGCGCCCACTTCATGGGGGCAATAGACGGGCTCAAACTTCTCATGTCGCTCGATAAGCGCCTCGCAAATGCCGAGATACACTTCATCGGAGTTGTTGCCAAGGAGATAGACCTCGGAATGGAGCTGAGCGACGAGGTCGAGAAGGCCCTGCCCGAGGTCGTTAAGCTTGTTGAAGAACTGTGCAAAAATTGA
- a CDS encoding winged helix-turn-helix domain-containing protein, producing MNPENVLKMVVTSSVRHKVLLALSEGPKTLGEIHSLVGSTKSTISHALSDLMDETLVIQDPETKQYRLTNIGYLVSLQVRNIRGALESIRRFEEFWLSHDLSGIPEELLLRLGDLVDSELHTTTPEYLKLPHEIYMELIRTSKWIKGVSPILFADYPEEFLELAFGEEVDIEIITTRTVYERLVELSPPEAVEKVKGLPNVKLYVIDENPKVAFTVTNNFLSLGLFLPNGTYDMMNDLISTSERAKKWGIELFEYYKKKAERVI from the coding sequence ATGAATCCGGAAAACGTGCTCAAAATGGTTGTAACATCCAGCGTGCGGCATAAAGTGCTGCTTGCCCTCTCAGAGGGGCCCAAAACACTGGGCGAGATTCATTCCCTGGTGGGTTCAACAAAGTCAACGATTTCACACGCCCTTAGCGACCTGATGGATGAAACGCTGGTAATTCAGGATCCTGAAACCAAGCAATACAGACTCACCAATATAGGTTATCTGGTTTCCCTCCAGGTTAGAAACATCAGGGGAGCCTTGGAAAGCATAAGACGGTTTGAGGAGTTCTGGCTCTCCCATGACCTCAGCGGCATTCCGGAAGAGCTTCTGCTGAGGCTGGGAGACCTCGTGGATTCAGAACTCCACACAACCACGCCAGAATATCTGAAGCTACCCCACGAGATATACATGGAGCTGATAAGAACGTCCAAGTGGATAAAGGGCGTGTCCCCCATACTGTTCGCGGACTACCCGGAGGAATTCTTGGAGCTGGCCTTTGGCGAGGAAGTCGATATTGAGATAATCACGACCAGAACCGTGTACGAGAGGCTCGTTGAACTGTCGCCTCCGGAGGCCGTTGAGAAAGTTAAGGGTCTTCCAAACGTCAAGCTCTATGTAATCGACGAAAACCCAAAGGTCGCGTTTACCGTGACAAACAACTTTCTGTCCCTCGGCCTGTTCTTGCCCAACGGAACATATGATATGATGAACGACCTTATCAGCACCAGTGAACGGGCCAAAAAGTGGGGAATAGAACTCTTTGAATATTACAAGAAAAAGGCTGAAAGGGTTATATAA